A region from the Nonlabens sp. YIK11 genome encodes:
- a CDS encoding PBSX family phage terminase large subunit, with amino-acid sequence MELDIKTPRWALPLLEPKRYKGVKGGRGSGKSHTLAENAVERMVMNPNTSIVCIREIQKSLKFSAKKVIEDKIRSMGVSHLFDITLNEIRAVNGSGIMIFQGMQDHTADSIKSLEGFDIAWVEEAHSLSKKSLRLLRPTIRAQDSELWFSWNPNMPTDAVDDFFEGNPPNSVLIHVNIFDNPFAPQTLIDEMEADRARLDPEDFAHIWLGEYNLQSDTLAFPPSKLNRFKMDDLNLDNVSTKIGFIDVANQGEDKLCFPIGYVIGEYCYIVDVLFSGEGMEYTVPASAQKIKQHKMNSVIVETNSFGISFYNDLNSMVSIDVQGIYETGNKHQRIIGERYNVMKYLVFRNDYEQGSEYDLYMKEIMQYTKSGKTESGKPIKHDDAPDATTGLSIFRREMLEG; translated from the coding sequence ATGGAACTTGATATAAAAACGCCTAGATGGGCATTACCACTACTAGAGCCTAAACGCTATAAAGGCGTAAAGGGTGGTCGTGGTTCTGGAAAGTCTCACACGCTTGCGGAAAATGCAGTCGAGCGCATGGTAATGAATCCAAACACATCAATCGTATGTATTCGTGAGATCCAAAAGAGTTTAAAGTTTTCGGCAAAGAAAGTAATTGAAGATAAGATACGCTCAATGGGTGTATCTCATTTGTTTGATATTACCCTAAACGAGATAAGAGCGGTAAACGGTAGTGGCATAATGATCTTCCAAGGGATGCAGGACCACACCGCAGATAGTATTAAATCGCTAGAAGGCTTTGATATTGCATGGGTAGAGGAGGCGCACTCACTAAGTAAGAAGTCGCTAAGGCTATTAAGGCCAACGATAAGAGCGCAGGATAGCGAACTTTGGTTTAGTTGGAATCCCAATATGCCAACGGATGCCGTGGATGATTTCTTCGAGGGCAACCCACCTAACAGCGTACTGATCCACGTAAACATATTTGACAATCCATTTGCACCGCAAACACTTATCGATGAGATGGAAGCAGATAGGGCTAGGTTAGATCCAGAAGATTTTGCTCACATATGGCTAGGTGAATATAATCTACAGTCAGACACTCTTGCCTTTCCACCTAGTAAACTCAACAGGTTCAAGATGGATGATCTTAACCTAGACAACGTATCAACCAAAATAGGGTTTATTGACGTGGCAAACCAGGGCGAGGACAAGTTATGCTTTCCCATTGGTTATGTGATAGGTGAGTATTGCTACATAGTTGACGTTCTATTTAGTGGTGAAGGAATGGAATACACCGTACCGGCATCCGCTCAAAAGATCAAACAGCACAAGATGAATAGCGTAATAGTAGAAACCAACTCATTCGGGATCTCATTCTACAACGATCTTAACAGCATGGTATCTATTGACGTTCAAGGCATCTATGAGACTGGAAACAAGCACCAGCGCATCATAGGAGAGCGTTACAATGTAATGAAGTACCTAGTGTTTCGTAATGACTACGAGCAAGGTAGCGAGTATGATCTATACATGAAAGAGATTATGCAATACACCAAGAGCGGTAAGACTGAAAGCGGTAAACCTATCAAACACGACGATGCTCCTGATGCAACAACGGGCTTATCCATCTTTAGGCGTGAAATGTTAGAAGGGTGA
- a CDS encoding DUF551 domain-containing protein, whose amino-acid sequence MEWISVNDRLPEDKQQVMGFLGDHISGRYNDFKMLHYSSTTKEWINWETGDNVEDEMDSVFYWQELPEPPTN is encoded by the coding sequence ATGGAATGGATAAGCGTAAATGATAGGTTGCCTGAAGATAAACAGCAAGTAATGGGATTTTTAGGAGATCATATTTCTGGTCGATACAACGACTTTAAGATGCTGCATTATTCATCCACAACAAAAGAATGGATAAATTGGGAAACTGGTGATAATGTAGAAGATGAAATGGATAGTGTTTTCTATTGGCAAGAATTACCAGAACCACCAACAAACTAA
- a CDS encoding HNH endonuclease signature motif containing protein: MRKHTQIYMDALGFDKTDFMPCELSCQQGIDVHHVIGRGKGGEDRIENLMLLTRELHHKLGDKKEHMVYLLTKHMNYLAVNSVDFDIKWFDEKIKYYKAIAV, from the coding sequence ATGAGAAAGCACACTCAAATTTATATGGATGCTCTAGGGTTTGATAAGACCGACTTTATGCCGTGCGAGCTTTCTTGTCAGCAAGGAATCGATGTTCATCATGTTATTGGACGCGGTAAGGGTGGTGAAGATAGGATTGAAAACTTAATGCTTTTAACCAGAGAGTTGCACCACAAATTGGGGGACAAGAAGGAACACATGGTGTATTTACTAACCAAGCACATGAATTACCTAGCTGTTAACAGCGTGGATTTTGATATAAAATGGTTTGATGAGAAGATTAAATATTATAAAGCGATAGCGGTATGA
- a CDS encoding DnaB-like helicase C-terminal domain-containing protein produces the protein MIVQDFIAIGVQPKNNGTQQKVRCPNCKAIGKENWKDECLSINLSDGLYNCHKCSWSGTVAKTQKEETVYQTPKRTNITKLNTQGLDFFVKRGITQEVIKTNKIHSTKQGDAVVFPYLENGKLVNYKTRFLDRKDFRQAKDAKPMMFNYDRISSAKEIIICEGEIDAMSFEVAGFEYHTSVNQGAPNENDKNIDGKLECIGNCYDAFEQAELIYIAVDNDPNGRRLQKELIKRFGFEKCKLIDFGDCKDANEYLQKHGADKLAELKATATDVKVEGIFDVSDVRESMLDSFRNGKRRGTTTYFPQIDEAWTHRSGEVTVWTGYENEGKSTLLNQLLLIKAVMEGDKTVFFTPENFPLDDFYDELSEMFLGKSVDSHYSNCATEDEYKEALDFCQGKFYAIYPKEDFKLDSIFDRTRYLVRRKGISHLVIDPYNTIEHLQRSNEREELYISRFMATLKRFAIENDISIHLVAHQNSAKVDLKTGNFYQPWSANIKGGAVFAQKADNVCFVQRPNIKTDRKDTSVLFGSLKVKKQRLVGIPQNIEGMVYLRNKARYFFNGFNPLNDASTDNMPNIPLGNPQIAFDSPDEAKKVFDDLGEDDDGLAF, from the coding sequence GTGATCGTTCAGGATTTTATAGCGATAGGAGTACAGCCAAAAAACAATGGCACCCAGCAAAAGGTTAGATGCCCGAACTGTAAAGCTATAGGCAAAGAGAACTGGAAGGATGAGTGCCTAAGTATAAACCTATCCGACGGCCTTTACAATTGCCATAAATGCAGTTGGTCAGGAACAGTAGCAAAAACCCAAAAAGAAGAAACCGTGTATCAAACCCCAAAGCGTACCAACATCACGAAACTAAACACGCAGGGTCTGGACTTCTTTGTAAAGCGAGGCATAACCCAAGAGGTGATAAAAACCAACAAGATCCACAGCACCAAACAAGGCGATGCGGTGGTATTTCCCTATCTGGAAAACGGTAAGCTGGTAAACTACAAAACACGGTTTCTGGACCGTAAGGATTTTAGGCAGGCAAAGGATGCAAAGCCTATGATGTTTAACTATGATCGCATTTCCAGCGCAAAGGAAATTATCATTTGTGAGGGTGAGATAGATGCCATGAGTTTTGAGGTTGCGGGATTTGAATACCACACCAGCGTAAACCAGGGAGCGCCAAACGAGAACGATAAAAACATCGACGGCAAGCTGGAATGTATAGGCAATTGCTATGATGCCTTTGAGCAGGCAGAACTAATCTATATCGCAGTAGATAACGATCCCAATGGTCGCAGGCTGCAAAAGGAACTGATAAAGCGTTTCGGCTTTGAGAAATGCAAGTTAATTGATTTTGGTGATTGCAAGGATGCAAATGAGTATCTGCAAAAGCATGGAGCGGATAAGCTGGCAGAACTCAAAGCAACCGCAACCGATGTAAAAGTTGAGGGAATCTTTGACGTGTCGGACGTTAGGGAATCGATGCTGGATAGTTTTAGAAACGGCAAGCGTAGAGGTACTACAACCTATTTTCCACAGATAGACGAGGCGTGGACCCATAGGAGCGGTGAAGTAACCGTATGGACTGGATATGAAAACGAGGGTAAGTCAACCCTACTTAATCAACTGCTATTAATCAAGGCGGTTATGGAAGGTGATAAGACTGTTTTCTTTACTCCAGAGAACTTTCCCTTGGATGATTTCTACGATGAATTATCCGAAATGTTTTTGGGTAAGTCCGTAGATAGCCATTATTCTAATTGTGCTACAGAGGATGAGTACAAAGAGGCGCTAGATTTTTGCCAAGGTAAATTTTATGCGATCTATCCAAAGGAAGATTTTAAACTGGATTCAATCTTTGATCGCACCAGATACCTAGTCAGGCGTAAAGGCATAAGCCATTTAGTAATTGATCCATACAACACCATAGAGCATTTACAACGCAGCAACGAGCGCGAAGAACTCTATATCTCACGGTTTATGGCAACGCTTAAACGCTTTGCTATTGAGAATGATATATCTATCCATTTGGTAGCACACCAAAACAGCGCAAAGGTGGATCTAAAGACCGGTAACTTCTATCAACCTTGGAGCGCAAACATCAAAGGCGGTGCGGTGTTCGCTCAAAAGGCAGACAATGTCTGTTTTGTTCAAAGACCCAACATCAAAACGGATCGTAAAGATACCAGCGTACTTTTTGGAAGTCTCAAGGTAAAAAAGCAAAGGCTGGTAGGTATTCCGCAGAATATTGAAGGGATGGTTTATTTGAGAAACAAGGCAAGGTATTTCTTCAATGGCTTTAATCCTCTTAATGACGCCAGCACGGACAATATGCCAAATATTCCATTGGGTAATCCACAGATAGCGTTTGATAGTCCAGATGAGGCTAAGAAAGTGTTTGATGATCTAGGAGAGGACGATGACGGTTTGGCTTTCTAG
- a CDS encoding NUMOD4 domain-containing protein: MESWKDIKGYEGLYQVSSIGRVKSLDRFVSRKNHQTYFKGKILKHRSRKDGYYHVALCKKGKVKNFGVHQLVAMAFLDHTPCGYKVVVDHINNEKLDNRYQNLQLISTRENCSKDKSGYTSKYIGVHKHQSYNKWVATISVRGKSKYLGYYNTEKEASMVYQNHLKSVESNL, translated from the coding sequence ATGGAAAGCTGGAAAGACATTAAAGGTTACGAAGGACTTTATCAAGTTTCGTCAATAGGAAGGGTTAAAAGTTTAGACAGGTTTGTTTCTAGAAAAAATCATCAGACTTATTTCAAAGGTAAGATTCTTAAACACCGTTCACGAAAGGATGGTTACTACCATGTAGCTCTATGTAAAAAGGGAAAAGTAAAAAATTTTGGAGTTCATCAATTAGTTGCTATGGCTTTTTTAGATCACACACCTTGTGGTTACAAGGTAGTTGTAGACCATATCAATAATGAAAAGTTGGATAACAGATATCAAAATCTGCAACTCATATCTACAAGAGAAAATTGCAGTAAGGACAAGTCAGGATATACTAGTAAATACATTGGTGTTCATAAACATCAATCATACAATAAATGGGTTGCTACAATTAGTGTAAGAGGAAAAAGCAAATACTTAGGCTATTACAATACTGAAAAGGAAGCCTCTATGGTCTACCAGAATCATTTAAAGTCAGTTGAATCAAATCTATAA
- a CDS encoding helix-turn-helix transcriptional regulator has product MSKEDHSDYVNHLKEVRKKMKLQGVTFAKLAELLPVKQQALSTAFQRNSVQPEYLEIIERELGMDSVNEPSAEYKTTNTPAIINYKGKGVPYYDVDFLGGFDDLGNDQTIRPSYYIDHPAYNDADYWVNVTGKSMSPFISHGDMIAVRTEHNWKDFLLGGEIYAIVTDTFRTVKKVRVDDGKDYFTLIPQNQSPEFTEQKIPKKLIRSVFRVMGCEKRFV; this is encoded by the coding sequence ATGAGCAAAGAGGACCACTCCGACTACGTTAATCACTTAAAAGAGGTGCGTAAAAAGATGAAGCTGCAAGGCGTAACCTTTGCCAAACTAGCGGAATTACTGCCAGTTAAGCAGCAAGCGTTGAGTACGGCTTTTCAAAGGAATAGCGTACAGCCAGAATATCTGGAAATCATAGAGCGTGAGTTAGGAATGGACTCGGTTAATGAACCATCAGCAGAATATAAAACAACTAATACACCAGCTATAATTAATTATAAAGGCAAGGGAGTACCTTATTATGATGTGGATTTTTTAGGCGGCTTTGATGATCTAGGGAACGATCAAACCATTAGACCGTCATATTATATTGACCATCCAGCATATAATGATGCAGATTATTGGGTAAACGTAACCGGTAAGAGTATGAGCCCATTTATATCTCATGGCGATATGATCGCAGTAAGAACAGAGCATAACTGGAAAGACTTTTTGCTAGGTGGCGAGATATACGCAATTGTAACCGATACATTTAGAACGGTCAAGAAAGTAAGGGTTGATGATGGTAAGGATTATTTTACTTTGATACCACAGAACCAAAGCCCAGAATTTACGGAACAAAAAATACCGAAGAAATTAATTCGTTCGGTATTCAGAGTGATGGGATGCGAAAAGCGTTTCGTATAA
- a CDS encoding HNH endonuclease → MSNKLLDTLGRRNRSIADKTCESCGKQFRPSKEIQRACSRSCGYKIRKLTPYNKGKGKGWINAKGYREIKVNGIQYKEHRYIMEKHLGRKLLKSEDVHHVNGVKTDNRISNLKVLDHGEHTVITNNRPYKKGYKIKLTQKERNRRSDHMKEMRNKALENQ, encoded by the coding sequence ATGTCAAATAAATTACTTGATACTCTAGGTAGAAGAAATAGATCTATTGCTGATAAAACATGTGAGAGTTGTGGCAAACAATTTAGGCCTAGTAAAGAAATACAAAGGGCTTGTTCTAGAAGTTGTGGATATAAAATAAGGAAGTTAACCCCTTATAATAAAGGAAAGGGAAAAGGATGGATTAATGCTAAGGGGTATAGGGAGATAAAGGTAAACGGAATACAGTATAAAGAGCATAGGTACATCATGGAAAAACACTTAGGAAGAAAATTACTTAAAAGTGAGGATGTTCATCACGTTAACGGTGTTAAAACAGACAACAGAATTTCAAATCTAAAAGTTTTAGATCATGGCGAACACACCGTAATAACTAATAACAGACCCTACAAAAAAGGTTATAAAATAAAATTAACCCAAAAAGAACGAAATAGGAGATCTGATCATATGAAAGAAATGAGAAACAAAGCACTAGAAAACCAATAA
- a CDS encoding helix-turn-helix domain-containing protein: MDAVNTLSNRELEVAWEWVDGLSADEIADKLFIAYDTVRNHKRAIMKKLNVRSALVVAKLMARHDPEKYLNGLGILITMIILLNR; this comes from the coding sequence ATGGACGCTGTAAACACTTTATCAAATAGAGAACTAGAGGTCGCCTGGGAATGGGTTGACGGACTAAGCGCGGATGAGATAGCGGATAAGTTATTCATCGCTTACGACACGGTAAGAAACCACAAGCGCGCGATAATGAAGAAACTTAATGTTAGATCTGCTTTGGTAGTTGCAAAACTAATGGCACGGCACGATCCAGAGAAGTATCTCAACGGTTTGGGAATACTTATAACAATGATAATCCTTTTAAATAGATAG
- a CDS encoding lambda exonuclease family protein translates to MNSNLQRKWHDVIQNSDEWFNLRLKKATSSNFDKICANMGKAFGNPAKEYAEKKALEIVTGQHDEIGYRNKFMERGSELEPLAIERYELETFNSVTNGGFTEYGNYGDSTDGMVGDRGCIEVKSVIPNTQWKNIKRGGSDPSYKWQYQGHLFVSDKDWCDYISYCPEFPPKKQIHIYTIERDMIMQEQLEERLEKFWNLVLENVKIIEE, encoded by the coding sequence ATGAACTCCAACTTACAGCGTAAATGGCATGATGTTATTCAAAATAGCGATGAGTGGTTTAACCTTAGACTAAAGAAAGCCACTTCATCAAATTTTGATAAGATCTGCGCAAACATGGGAAAGGCCTTTGGTAATCCAGCTAAGGAATATGCCGAAAAGAAAGCGCTAGAGATAGTTACAGGTCAACATGATGAGATAGGCTATAGAAATAAGTTTATGGAACGCGGTAGCGAATTAGAGCCTTTGGCAATTGAGCGTTACGAACTTGAAACCTTTAATAGTGTTACCAACGGTGGATTTACAGAATATGGCAATTATGGAGATAGTACAGATGGAATGGTGGGAGATCGTGGATGTATAGAGGTTAAGTCTGTAATTCCTAACACTCAATGGAAAAACATTAAAAGAGGTGGTTCAGATCCATCTTATAAATGGCAATACCAAGGACATCTGTTTGTAAGTGATAAAGATTGGTGCGATTACATATCATACTGCCCAGAGTTTCCACCTAAAAAGCAGATTCATATCTACACTATTGAAAGGGATATGATAATGCAAGAGCAACTTGAAGAAAGGTTAGAGAAGTTTTGGAATTTGGTTTTGGAAAATGTCAAAATAATAGAAGAATGA
- a CDS encoding DUF3127 domain-containing protein codes for MEVQGTIKVLGETKSYGSNGFQKREVVVTTDEQYPQPLMIEFVQDKCALLDSYNVGDSVKIGINLRGREWDSPQGETKYFNSIGGWRIEKVAAGTAPANVPPFEEYEPIENAPDEDDDSLPF; via the coding sequence ATGGAAGTACAAGGAACAATCAAAGTATTAGGAGAAACAAAATCCTACGGATCTAACGGATTCCAAAAACGTGAAGTAGTTGTAACGACTGATGAGCAATATCCACAACCTTTAATGATTGAGTTCGTGCAAGATAAATGCGCTCTACTGGATTCATACAATGTAGGTGATAGCGTTAAAATAGGTATCAACTTAAGAGGTCGTGAATGGGATAGCCCTCAAGGAGAAACTAAGTATTTCAATTCTATAGGTGGTTGGCGTATTGAAAAGGTAGCGGCTGGAACTGCTCCAGCAAATGTGCCACCGTTTGAAGAATATGAGCCAATTGAAAATGCTCCAGATGAGGATGATGATTCACTACCATTTTAA
- a CDS encoding phage integrase SAM-like domain-containing protein: MIEAEIILDTRRKSDKGFPLKIRVYDSKQKKHAYISLRQYQATKKIKITEYIANRERQLQKEVVYCNENGFGLALSKELIKSGIPKKVTKSLSDYVDLFIQEKIDRGMSVDHFKAFQKEFGYMFPDVPIKEVDYNLVAQFITRKKKSGTGDGGISHYVRTGSTIFNEAVRRGIVDNNPFSGHRIKRKRTTPLILPTLEQVRKLALYDGYGNKAQKANQKRVADTFLFQIHIGGHYISDLGQLSDDNIKDGRIVFKRYKNRSKEQGGELVDNMLSDFSKAYLDKYGLWFKHPEDSGFKNFRDNYNTTLRLISKRLEIENLRSGLPRYIFKTASEECRARSVVVKKIQGHKFQAVDEGYIGRLSYDLIDQEHQMILDYIFG, translated from the coding sequence ATGATTGAAGCGGAAATAATACTAGACACTAGGCGCAAGAGCGATAAGGGATTCCCCTTAAAAATAAGGGTCTATGACAGCAAGCAAAAGAAACACGCCTATATTTCCCTAAGACAATACCAAGCCACAAAGAAGATCAAAATAACGGAATATATTGCAAATCGCGAACGGCAATTGCAAAAAGAAGTGGTTTACTGTAATGAAAATGGTTTTGGCCTGGCACTATCCAAGGAACTTATTAAGTCGGGCATACCCAAAAAAGTAACCAAATCCTTAAGCGATTACGTGGATCTATTCATTCAAGAGAAAATAGATAGAGGAATGAGCGTAGACCACTTCAAAGCATTTCAAAAGGAGTTTGGATATATGTTTCCCGATGTGCCTATTAAAGAAGTAGATTATAATCTAGTGGCTCAATTTATCACACGCAAAAAAAAGTCGGGAACTGGAGACGGTGGCATCTCTCATTACGTGCGTACCGGTTCTACCATATTCAATGAAGCGGTTAGGCGTGGAATAGTCGATAATAACCCATTTAGCGGTCATAGGATCAAACGTAAGCGCACAACACCTTTAATCCTGCCGACACTAGAGCAAGTTAGAAAACTGGCTTTATATGATGGTTATGGTAATAAGGCACAAAAAGCCAACCAAAAAAGGGTTGCAGATACTTTTCTGTTCCAGATACACATAGGCGGTCATTACATTAGTGATCTAGGGCAATTGTCAGATGACAATATAAAAGATGGTAGGATAGTGTTTAAACGCTATAAGAATAGATCGAAAGAGCAAGGCGGTGAACTCGTTGATAATATGCTAAGTGATTTCTCGAAAGCGTATTTGGATAAGTATGGTTTATGGTTCAAGCATCCTGAAGATTCTGGATTCAAAAACTTTAGGGATAATTATAACACCACATTAAGGCTCATATCTAAACGATTGGAGATTGAAAACTTGCGTAGCGGATTGCCGCGATACATATTTAAAACGGCATCCGAAGAATGCAGGGCTAGGAGTGTAGTTGTTAAAAAGATACAAGGACATAAGTTCCAGGCAGTCGATGAGGGTTATATAGGCAGGCTTAGTTATGATCTAATAGACCAAGAGCATCAAATGATACTGGATTATATTTTTGGATAG
- a CDS encoding HD family phosphohydrolase: MNTSKNRLYKHQDLVIRIFLVLFCTAIIVYFFPKSDRFKYDYAQGEPWEYETLYSPFRFAIMKDEEELAQERLEVIEQTPRHFYSVDVDQSELLENYDQSLKAGLADSIYDKYNRKIKSSVKEFLSNTYRQGYLEDVQDLKDIHPIVLKTGDDELQQLTYGDLITPKELNQQFVDLFADFPNEFNGVLTRRLKALIEPNVFYDQPITDLNIESELEKILPTRGLIAQNARIIAQGEIVEGDKLQILNTLNSTYESQTWSDSQYNWKLLGYVILVGMALTMLMLFIKKYRTEVYLSNKKLLFIYFNICLFAILTAAVVKLDAVFVYIVPVCMLPLIVKAFFDARLGLFSHVIIIFILSFVIPSSAEYLFLQIMAGIVTILSGKEIYKRANLFVTVGKIVLVYFISYFAFYAVYQGGITGWEWDRLLYFTLCGLAMLFVWPLIYVFEKIFNLVSDVSLLELSDTNSKLLKELSNKAPGTFHHSLNVANIAETIANEVGANAMLVRVGALYHDVGKMANPTYFTENQGNGINPHDDLDPEESAQIIIDHVIHGVEIAKKYNLPDRIIDFIRTHHGDSLVYYFYKRELDENPELDESLFRYPGPRPYSLETAILMISDSVEAASKSLKSPSSVAIDKLVENIITTQMNNGQFLNADITLKQIEAVKTIIKKKLASMYHLRIEYPE, translated from the coding sequence ATGAACACCTCAAAAAATAGACTGTATAAACATCAAGATCTCGTGATCAGGATATTTCTGGTGCTGTTTTGTACCGCTATTATCGTGTATTTTTTTCCTAAAAGTGATCGGTTTAAATATGATTACGCTCAAGGTGAACCATGGGAATATGAGACCTTGTATTCTCCTTTTCGCTTTGCCATAATGAAAGATGAAGAGGAGTTGGCTCAGGAACGTCTTGAAGTGATCGAGCAGACTCCTAGACATTTTTACAGCGTCGACGTTGATCAAAGTGAATTGTTGGAAAATTATGATCAAAGCCTCAAAGCAGGACTTGCTGATAGTATTTATGACAAGTATAATAGGAAAATAAAGAGCAGCGTCAAAGAATTCCTGTCAAATACGTATCGACAGGGATACCTTGAAGACGTCCAGGATCTTAAAGATATTCATCCCATTGTATTAAAAACTGGAGATGATGAGTTGCAGCAGTTGACTTATGGCGACCTTATAACGCCCAAAGAACTGAACCAGCAGTTCGTTGATTTGTTTGCTGACTTCCCGAATGAATTTAATGGAGTGCTCACCCGCCGACTCAAAGCGCTCATCGAGCCCAATGTATTTTATGACCAGCCTATTACAGATTTAAATATTGAGAGTGAGTTGGAAAAAATTCTTCCCACTCGTGGTTTGATAGCCCAAAATGCTAGAATTATCGCTCAAGGCGAAATTGTAGAAGGCGACAAGCTGCAGATTCTCAATACACTCAACAGCACTTATGAGTCGCAAACCTGGTCTGACTCGCAGTATAATTGGAAGCTATTAGGTTATGTGATTCTTGTAGGCATGGCATTGACAATGTTAATGTTGTTCATCAAAAAGTATAGAACAGAGGTTTACCTGAGTAATAAAAAGCTTCTTTTCATTTATTTCAACATTTGTCTTTTTGCCATTCTTACCGCAGCGGTGGTGAAGTTAGATGCCGTATTCGTTTACATAGTACCGGTTTGTATGTTGCCGCTTATTGTAAAGGCATTCTTTGATGCGCGTTTGGGATTATTTAGTCATGTGATCATCATATTCATTTTAAGCTTTGTCATTCCTTCCAGCGCAGAATATCTCTTTTTGCAGATTATGGCTGGTATCGTTACCATTTTATCAGGGAAGGAAATCTATAAACGCGCTAATTTGTTTGTGACAGTAGGTAAGATCGTTCTGGTTTATTTTATTTCCTATTTTGCCTTTTATGCAGTTTACCAAGGCGGCATCACAGGTTGGGAATGGGATAGGTTGTTATACTTCACCCTTTGTGGTCTGGCAATGTTGTTTGTATGGCCACTCATTTATGTGTTTGAAAAGATTTTTAATCTTGTTAGTGACGTTTCTTTATTAGAGCTTTCTGATACCAATTCTAAATTGTTAAAGGAACTGTCCAATAAAGCACCTGGAACATTTCATCATTCCTTGAATGTGGCAAACATTGCAGAGACCATTGCAAATGAAGTAGGAGCTAACGCGATGCTGGTTAGAGTAGGAGCACTCTACCATGATGTAGGTAAAATGGCAAACCCAACATATTTTACTGAAAATCAAGGAAACGGAATCAACCCGCATGATGATTTAGATCCAGAAGAAAGCGCTCAAATTATCATAGATCACGTCATTCACGGTGTGGAGATTGCCAAAAAATACAACCTTCCAGACCGCATCATCGATTTTATAAGAACTCATCATGGGGACAGTCTTGTCTATTACTTTTATAAAAGAGAACTGGATGAAAATCCAGAGCTAGACGAGAGCCTTTTTAGATATCCTGGCCCAAGGCCGTACAGTTTGGAAACGGCAATATTAATGATTTCAGATAGTGTAGAGGCTGCTTCTAAAAGTTTAAAAAGCCCCAGCAGCGTCGCTATCGACAAGTTGGTGGAAAATATCATCACGACACAAATGAATAATGGTCAATTTCTCAATGCAGATATTACTCTAAAGCAGATAGAAGCCGTGAAAACCATCATTAAAAAGAAACTTGCCAGTATGTATCATCTTAGAATTGAGTATCCTGAGTAA